Proteins from a single region of Parambassis ranga chromosome 16, fParRan2.1, whole genome shotgun sequence:
- the tbc1d31 gene encoding TBC1 domain family member 31: MEVTDIGNKEEGKIWHRKPTPGKSVLVTVVRTAQHTKTVRFLHVAFDTTGDSFLAGDHHGNIYVFDISRNRFRLVQKTGQACTALAFSLRRTAEFLVALADYTVKCFDKDTKQLVSWMRGHEGAVSSISVHSSGRYAITTSSDTAQLWDLDTFQRKRKLNIKQSVGIQRVFFLPLSNTILSCFSDDSIFAWESDTLFCKYQLPVPDCGPKISYKAFAVTRDGKNLATGGRSNLLHLWCLDSQQLVRVIQMPTQVRTVRQLEFLPDSFDGGASQTLGVLSQDGMMRFINIHTCKLLFHMGSHDNAITAVAVSPNGRHVVAIMDNGSINVYCAQSFTQELNKPPPSRVAVVSDGTADQDLSNLKVKVRSEVTHRPAKTSGRQTQVKILRPPAGSGAEDKENELPAGLNKKRLVALLKAFGEYPAKYRMFVWRSLLCLPENHAAYSSLTDKGLHSAYLTLHDKYPIKSHKLQRGLQRVLSALAHWAAIFGEVEYLPLIAFPFVKLFQNNPMLCFEVVATVIVNWCQHWFEYFPNPPLNILSMVENVLAHHDKELLQHLVDCGITSQLYVWPLLETLFSEVLTRDEWLRLFDNIFSNHPSFLLMACVAYVISCREPLLLCSQKQDFEYFFHHRNNLDVGAMIKEAYRLMGSTPADIHPKTMLSDFTPLTAGQYPVFNHYPEFIVEYQSREREKIRLQELEYLRERQEVSALHADFVRRKAEEEAYFAQQELLQKAEEQRRNILAQEEEKLTEQRAKLAAMKRELKVKELQLLDATRRRFLKQQQDLQSSQIQRLDHEIKQKIELREQETAAAVQDLEVRQMELEAQRKRLEELLLKEQQRVGREVEEEVRLRLKEAERQEDSYTELLHGAETNMQALEESLAEVCQLGLQSDWQREVAERLQQVDAERERKRERLAELHRQTLAEEERLADTMRDVAGRKWDEVMSARAQLQDQQQPCSSADGQSQPRIMSQCPIRGLPHRAGVTTAVSVGTEHVSPRVRANAAITPRKAGTDMVCLNGSSPSESTSTNFSLDRGRAQLDSSERKLLKEIRELRQKLSARAKEGSSASSQSVHTLSSVSQ; encoded by the exons ATGGAGGTGACGGACATCGGAAACAAAGAGGAGGGTAAAATCTGGCACCGAAAACCAACACCAGGGAAAAG TGTGTTGGTGACGGTTGTCCGTACTGCTCAGCACACCAAGACTGTGCGTTTCCTGCATGTGGCCTTTGACACCACCGGAGATTCCTTCCTGGCTGGAGATCACCATGGCAATATTTACGTCTTTGACATCAGTAGAAACAG ATTCCGGCTGGTGCAGAAGACAGGACAGGCTTGCACTGCTCTGGCATTCAGCCTCCGTAGGACCGCAGAGTTTCTTGTAGCCTTGGCAGACTACACTGTCAAATGCTTTGACAAAG acacaaaacagctGGTCAGTTGGATGCGAGGTCACGAGGGGGCAGTTTCATCCATCTCTGTCCACAGCTCAGGACGCTATGCCATCACCACATCATCAGACACAGCTCAGCTCTGGGATCTGGACACttttcagaggaagaggaaactcAACATCAAGCAGTCTGTTGGCATACAGAGG GTGTTTTTCCTGCCCCTCAGTAACACCATCCTTAGCTGTTTCAGTGATGACTCCATTTTTGCATGGGAGAGCGACACACTGTTTTGCAAATACCAGCTCCCTGTTCCTGACTGTGGACCCAAAATCTCCTATAAGGCCTTTGCTGTCACACG TGATGGTAAGAACCTTGCAACAGGTGGCCGCTCTAATCTGCTTCACCTGTGGTGTCTGGATAGCCAGCAGCTGGTCAGGGTGATTCAGATGCCCACACAAGTTCGAACTGTCAGACAACTGGAATTCCTGCCTGACAGCTTTGATGGAGGAGCCAGCCAG ACACTGGGTGTATTGAGCCAGGATGGCATGATGCGTTTTATTAACATTCACACATGCAAACTCCTCTTCCACATGGGTTCCCATGATAATGCCATTACTGCAGTGGCAGTCAGCCCTAATGGCCGACATGTTGTGGCTATTATGGATAACGGCAGCATCAACGTGTACTGTGCTCAGAGTTTCACACAGGAATTAAACAAG CCTCCTCCCTCCCGGGTGGCTGTAGTCTCAGATGGTACTGCAGATCAGGACTTGTCTAACCTAAAGGTCAAggtcaggtcagaggtcactcaCAGGCCAGCTAAGACCTCAGGCCGGCAAACACAAGTGAAGATACTTAGACCACCTGCTGGATCTGGAGCTGAGGATAAAGAG aATGAACTCCCAGCTGGTCTGAATAAGAAGAGACTGGTGGCTCTGCTGAAGGCGTTTGGAGAATATCCTGCTAAATACAG GATGTTtgtgtggcgctctttgcttTGTCTGCCGGAGAACCATGCAGCATACAGCAGCCTGACAGACAAAGGCCTGCATTCGGCTTACCTCACTCTTCATGATAAATACCCCATCAAAAGTCACAAACTGCAGCGAGGACTGCAGAG GGTTTTGTCTGCCTTAGCTCACTGGGCAGCCATCTTTGGAGAGGTCGAGTACCTTCCTCTGATAGCGTTTCCTTTTGTCAAGCTTTTCCAGAACAATCCAATGCTCTGCTTTGAGGTGGTGGCCACTGTCATAG TGAACTGGTGCCAGCATTGGTTTGAGTATTTCCCCAACCCTCCTCTGAACATCCTGAGCATGGTGGAGAATGTTCTGGCTCATCATgacaaggagctgctgcagcacctggTAGACTGTGGCATCACTTCACAG CTTTATGTGTGGCCCCTGCTGGAGACGCTATTTTCAGAGGTTCTGACTCGTGATGAGTGGCTCAGACTGTTCGACAACATTTTCTCCAATCATCCCTCATTCCTGCTTATGGCCTGTGTGGCTTATGTCATCAGCTGCCGCgagcctctgctgctgtgctccCAGAAACAAGACTTCGAG TATTTTTTTCACCATCGCAACAATCTGGATGTTGGAGCCATGATAAAGGAGGCATATCGACTTATGGGCAGCACACCAGCTGACATCCACCCTAAGACTATGCTCTCTGACTTTACACCACTGACAGCAGGTCAGTACCCCGTGTTCAACCATTACCCAGAATTCATAGTGGAATACCAAAGCCGGGAAAGGGAGAAGATACGACTGCAGGAGCTGGAGTATCTCCGTGAGAG acaggaagtgtcagCATTGCATGCAGATTTTGTGCGTCGCAAAGCTGAAGAGGAGGCCTATTTTGCACAACAG GAGTTGCTACAAAAAGCAGAGGAACAGCGCAGAAACATCCTGgcacaagaagaggaaaaactAACAGAGCAGAGGGCAAA GTTGGCAGCCATGAAGAGAGAGCTGAAGGTGAAAGAGTTACAGCTGCTGGATGCAACGAGAAGACGCTTCCTCAAACAACAACAGGACCTGCAGTCCTCACAGATACAAAGACTAGACCATGAGATCAAACAGAAG ATTGAGCTTCGTGAGCAagagactgctgcagcagtccaGGATCTGGAAGTAAGACAGATGGAGCTTGAAGCTCAAAGGAAGAGACTTGAAGAG CTTTTGCTGAAAGAGCAACAGCGTGTAGGACGGGAGGTTGAGGAAGAGGTTAGGTTGAGACTGAAGGAGGCagaaagacaggaggacagctACACAGAGCTGCTACACGgcgcagaaacaaacatgcag GCCCTGGAGGAGTCCCTGGCAGAGGTGTGCCAGCTGGGCTTGCAGTCAGACTGGCAAAGGGAGGTGGCGGAGCGCCTACAGCAGGTCGATGCTGAGCGGgaaaggaagagggagaggtTGGCAGAGCTTCACAGGCAAACcttggcagaggaggagagactggCTGACACTATGAGAGATGTGGCAGGAAGGAAG TGGGATGAAGTGATGAGCGCCAGAGCACAGTTACAGGATCAGCAACAACCCTGCTCATCAGCAG ATGGACAGAGCCAGCCGAGGATAATGTCACAGTGTCCGATTAGAGGGCTTCCTCACAGAGCTGGTGTCACAACTGCTGTTTCTGTTGGAACCGAACACGTCAGTCCAAGAGTCAGAGCCAATGCTGCCATCACTCCAAGGAAGGCAGGAACTGACATGGTGTGTCTGAACGGCAGCTCACCTTCAGAAAGCACCTCCACCAACT